The nucleotide sequence GATGAGCTGATGGAGCGGTGCGCGATGGTGACCTGCTCGCGTCCGCGAACCTCGTTCCAGATGGCGAAGCCCAGGACCAGGAACGTGGTGATCTTGATACCGCCGGCGGTTCCTGCGCTCCCGCCGCCGATGAACATCAGAATGTTGGTGACCATCAGCGTTTCCGGGGTGGCTACGCCGTAGTCAATGCTGTTGAAACCGGCCGTCCTGGGAAACACGCCCCCTGCCAGGGAACCCAACAATTTGCCGGTGAAACTTAGCGGCCCCAGCGTCTCCGGGCGGTTCCATTCGAAGGCCGCGAACAGCACTATGCCCGCGCCCAGCAGCAGCAAAGAACCGTAGACGGTCAGCCGGAGATGCACGGTCCAGTTCTTGAACTTGAGGCCGGTCCTGAACAGCTGGATGATCACCGGGAAACCCAGTCCTCCAGCAACGATGGCGGCACAAATGGGGACGATGATCCAGGGGTCTTCAGCGAATCCGATGAGGTTGTCGCTGTACAGGGCAAAGCCTGCGTTATTAAAGGCGGAAATCGCATGGAAGACCCCATGCCAGAGGGCCGTGCCGGGGTTGTCGTCATAAGCGATCCAGAAACGTACTGTCAGGATGAGCGCCGTGCACGCCTCGAAAACGGCCATAATTTTGAGGACCTTGAAAAGGACGGACTTCACGTCGCCGAAGTTCAGGGTGTGGGTCTCGGACTGGGCCACCAGCTGGCCACGCAGGCCAATGGTCTTCCGCACAAACAATGCCAACAGGGTTGCCAGGGACATGATCCCGAAGCCACCCACCTGAATCAGTGCCAGGATCACCCCATGCCCGAAAGGCGTCCAGTACGTAGCAGTGTCAACGGTGATCAGACCGGTGACGCACACAGACGACACCGCGGTGAAGAACGCTGTGGTGACGATATCGCCGCTGTCGCCTGTCCTCGATATCGGCAGCATCAGCACGCCCGCGCCGACGATGATCACCGCCAGGAAAGCCAGAGGCACCAGACGGACCGGATGCAGCAGCCCCGACACCAAGCGCTGCCCTTGGTCAGCAACAGCCAGTTGCAGCGGGCTGCGGCGGATGAGGGAGCGTTCAGTCATGCCCGATCTTCCTAATGGGTAGGCTTCCGTGCCGAAGCTAGCACCGATCAGCTATGGATTGGCGGGAAGCGGGCAGATCTTGACGAATCCTTAACGCCCCCGCGTTAAGAGCGCATCAAGATTTCCCACGTCCGCATTAAGGAACCGTAAGGAACGTCTTTTCAGCACTTTTGCGGGAGTTGACTGTCATCAGCCCCGCAATCGGGGCACTGATGAAAGGACGTTCCAGTGGCCGACGTGGCTGTTGTGGTGATTCTTGTGGTGAGCATGGGAATCGTGATGTGGGTGGCCCACCTGTTGGGCATGATGGTGGACGGCGAAGGCCCGGTGAGTGGGCGATGAACGCGGACGCGATCATGTGGGTCAGTCTGTTCATCCTTGGCCTGGCCCTTGCAGGGTACCTGCTGGCTGTGCTCCTCAACCCGGAAAAGTGGTGACCCCGGGTGGTCTTCAGTACTGCATCCTTCATCACCCAGATAGCCGTCCTGGTTCTGGTACTGCTTCTCCTTCACAAGCCTTTGGGTGTGTACATGGCCCGGGTCTTCACAGGTACCAAACACTCAAAGCCTGAAAAGGTCCTCTACCGCCTGGCCGGAGTGGACGCCGGGACTGAACAGAGCTGGTCTGTATATCTGCGCAGCGTTCTGCTCTTCTCGTTGATCTCCATTCTTGTGATCTTCGCGTTGCAGCGTCTCCAAGGCGTGCTGCCGGGCAGCAATTCCCTGCCGGGCGTGGACCCTTGGGTTGCCATGAACACGGCGATCTCGTTCGTCACCAACACCAACTGGCAAACATACGTTCCCGAGGCCACCGTGGGCATCTTCGTCCAGATGTGCCTGCTCGCCGTACAGAACTTCCTCTCTGCCGCGGTGGGAATCGTGGTGGTCGTGGCCCTGATCCGCGGCATCGTCAGGACCACAACAGACCGGTTGGGCAACTTCTGGGTGGACCTCGCCCGCGCTTCGTTCCGCATCCTGTTGCCCATCGCGACCGTAGCGGCCATCGCCTTGGTGATTGGCGGCGTCGTGCAGAACTTCTGGTCCACCGACGTCACGAACGCCGCCACCGGCGCCGCGCAGACCATTCCCGGCGGTCCCGTGGCCTCACAGGAAGCCATCAAAGTCCTGGGCACCAACGGAGGCGGCTACTTCAACGCCAACTCAGCCCACCCCTTTGAAAACCCGAGCGTCTTCACCAGTCTGTTCCAGGTTTTCCTCATTCTCCTCATCCCTTCCGCACTGCCGTACATGTACGGGCGGATGGTGGGAGACCAGCGCCAGGGCTACACCGTCGCCGCCGTCATGGGTGCCCTCTGGTTGACCTCGACGTGCCTGATGGCTTGGGCCGTCTCCTCCGCACAAGGAACGGCGACGGCGGCAGCCGGCGGCCTGGGTGAAGGCTTCGAACAGCGCCTGGGTCCGGCGGCCAGTTCCATCTTCGCCGCGTCCACAACCCTGACCTCCACCGGAGCGGTGAACGTCGCCCACGACTCGCTGCCTCCCTTGGCCGGCGGCGTCGCGATGCTGAACATGATGCTCGGCGAAGTGGCACCCGGCGGAACAGGATCCGGGCTCTACGGCATGCTGGTCCTGGCCATCATCGCTGTCTTCATCGCAGGGCTGATGGTGGGGCGGACCCCGGAATTCCTGGGCAAGAAGATCAGCCCCCGCGAAATGAAAATCGCGGCCCTCTACATCCTGGTAACCCCCACCCTGGTGCTGGTACTCGCTGCTGTCTCGGCACTCCTGCCGGAGGTGATGGCCAATGCCCCGGCATCAGGACCGCACCAGTTCAGTGAACTGCTTTACGCCTTCACCTCCGGTGCCAACAACAATGGTTCAGCCTTCGGCGGCATCACCAGCTCCGGCCCCTACCTCTCCACCCTGTTGGGGCTCGCCATGCTGTTGGGCCGGTTCCTTCCCATCGCCTTGGTCCTTGCGCTCGCAGGTTCCCTGGCACGGCAAAGGAAAATCCCGGTCTCCTCCGGCACGGTACCAACCCACGGCCCGCTGTTCGGCTCCCTGCTGCTGGGCGTGACCGTGATCCTCACCGCGCTCAGCTACTTCCCCGCCCTGGCTCTGGGCCCCCTCGCAGAAGGACTTATCAAATGACCAACTCCAGCACGGCTCCGGCCGCGGAGACCGAAAAACCCGGCCACCCCGTTGACGCTCCGCCCGTTCCACCGGAACATAAGCACCACACCAAGGCGCCGGCCAAGCTCAATGCCGCCGCGCTTCGGGCTGCCCTCCCGGTCGCGTTCAAGAAGCTCGATCCCCGGCAGATGATCCACTCCCCCGTCATGTTCGTCGTGCTGGTGGGAGCAGCGGCCTGTACCGTGATCAGCGCCGTGAAGCCGGACATTTTCGGCATCGCAGTCACCGCGTGGCTGTGGTTGACGGTGCTGTTCGGAACACTCTCCGAAGCCATCGCCGAAGGCCGCGGAAAGGCCCAGGCGGACAGCCTCCGGGCAAGCCGCCAGGGTGTCACGGCACGGCTGCGCCAGGACGATGGAAGCACCAAAGTGGTGGCCGGCACTGACCTGAAGCTCAACGACGTCGTCATCTGCGAAGCCGGGGACGTCATCCCCTCCGACGGCGAAATCATCGAAGGCCTGGCCAGCGTGGACGAGTCCACCATCACCGGCGAATCAGCACCGGTCATCAGGGAGTCCGGCGGCGACAGGTCTTCGGTGACCGGCGGGACCAAGGTCCTCTCCGACAGGATCGTCGTGCGCATCACCGCCGAGCCCGGAGAGACGTTCATCGACAGAATGATCAAGCTGGTGGAGGGCGCCGTCCGGCAAAAGACCCCCAACGAGATCGCCCTTCACGTCCTGCTCGTCTCACTGACCATCGTGTTCCTGGTAGTGACCATGGCCCTGGCGCCCTTCGCATCACTGGCGAACGCCACTCCGTCTCCCATCGTGCTGGTTGCGCTGCTGGTCTGCCTCATCCCCACCACCATTGGTGCGTTGGTTCCGGCCATCGGCATCGCGGGCATGGACCGGCTGGTGCAGCACAACGTACTGGCAACATCCGGCCGAGCAGTGGAAACAGCCGGCGACATCACCACGCTGCTGCTCGACAAGACCGGCACCATCACCTACGGGAACCGGCGTGCCGTGAACTTCTTCCCGGCCAACGACGTCGAACTCGATGAACTCACCGCCGCCGCCCGGCTCTCCAGCCTGGCCGACGAAACACCGGAAGGCCGGTCCATCGTGGAGCTTGCCGATGCCCGCGGTATCGGCGGTCCCGACCTCGCCGGACTGCGCACCGCCTACTCGGACATCACGGTTGTGGAGTTCACCGCCAGCACCCGGATGAGCGGGCTGGACCTGGACGGTCGCCTCATCCGCAAAGGCGCCGCGTCCGCCGTCGGGCATTTTGTCACCGACGCCGGCGGTCGCCTCCCGGCTGAAGTCCAGCGCCGCGTCCAGGAGATTTCCGCCCAAGGCGGCACACCGCTGCTGGTAGCCGAAAGCACGCACGACGGCGGCGCACGGGTTCTGGGAACAGTTCACCTTGCCGATGTGGTCAAGCCGGGCATGAGAGCCCGCTTCGCCGAGCTGCGCGCCATGGGAATCCGAACGGTGATGATCACCGGCGACAACCCGGTGACGGCCAAAGCGATCGCGGCGGAGGCCGGCGTCGACGACTTCGTTGCCGAAGCCACGCCCGAGGACAAACTCGACGTCATCCGCCGGGAGCAAAGTGAAGGACGCCTGGTGGCCATGACCGGAGACGGCACCAACGATGCTCCGGCGCTGGCGGCAGCGGATGTGGGGGTCGCCATGAATTCCGGTACACCGGCGGCCAAAGAAGCAGCCAACATGGTGGACCTCGACTCGGACCCCACCAAACTGATCAACATTGTGGGCATCGGCAAGCAGCTGCTCATTACCCGGGGAGCTTTGACAACGTTCTCCGTGGCCAATGATGTTGCCAAGTACTTCGCCATTGTCCCGGCGCTGTTCACGGCAGCCTTCCCCGGGCTCGGACTGCTGAACATCATGGGGCTGGCCAGTCCGGCGTCGGCGATTCTGTCAGCCGTGATCTTCAACGCCCTCATCATCATTGTCCTGGTCCCCTTGGCATTGCGGGGCGTGAAGTACAGGGCAGTGTCAGCCAACCAGGCCCTGGGCCGGAATCTGCTGCTCTACGGATTGGGCGGTCTGGTTGCCCCGTTCCTCGGAATCAAACTCATTGACCTGGTCTTGTCCCTCATCCCAGGCATCGGCTAGGAGCCACCCATGAATACCATTTCCGGATACCTTCGCCAAGCAGGCACCGCAGCCAGGTTCCTGCTGCTGGCAACCATCGTGCTGGGTTTGCTCTACCCCCTGGCGGTCTTCGGCGCAGGGCAGCTGGTTGCGCCGTTCCAGGCCAACGGATCCATCGTGAAAGACTCCGCCGGGCGGCCGGCAGCATCAGCGCTCATAGCCCAGACCATGGCGGACGAGTCAGGAACGCAGAGCCCCCAGTGGTTCCACGCCCGGCCGTCCGCCGTCATGTGGGACCCGGCGTCGTCCTCGGCCAGCAACCTTGGACCCAACGATCCCAAACTCCTGGACGCCGTGAACAGCAACCGTGCAGCTATCGCGGCAGCGGAGGGCGCCAACCCAGCCGACATTCCGGCGGATGCCCTCACGGCCAGCGGATCAGGGCTGGACCCGCACATTTCAAAGGCCTACGCGGATCTCCAGGTCCAGCGGGTTGCCAAAGCCCACGGACTCGAAGCCGGCGACGTTCAGACCTTGGTGGACCAGCAGACCAGCAGCGGGCTCGAGGCCTTCCTCAGCCAGCCGTCGGTCAACGTGACCCTGCTGAATCTGGACGTCGCCCGGCTGGCCGCGAACCCGTGAGTAGCTTCGGTTCCCGAGTGGAAGAATGAGGACATGGCGCGGGCAACACTGAGGATTTTTCTGGGAGCAGCACCGGGCGTCGGCAAAACTTACGCAATGCTCGAAGAAGCCCACAGACTGCTGGGCCGCGGCGAAGACGTGGTGGTGGCCTTCGCCATGCACCACGGACGCGCCGATACCCAAGCGCTCACCCAGGGGCTGGAGATCGTGCCGACCCGGTCCATCGAGTACCGGGGAAGCACCTTCGAAGAGATGGACCTGGACGCGGTCCTGGCCCGGCGCCCACACACCGCGGTCGTGGACGAGTATGCCCACACCAACATTCCCGGGAGCCGGAACCAGAAGCGCTGGCAGGACATTGAGGAATTGCTGGACGCCGGCATCAATGTCCTGTCCACGGTGAACGTGCAACACCTGGCCTCCTTGGGCGATGTTGTCAGCGCCATCACCGACGTCAAGCAGGCCGAAACCGTCCCGGACGACGTCGTGCGCCGCGCTGACCAGATCCATCTGGTGGACATTTCGCCCGAGCTGCTCCGGCAGCGCCTGGGCGATGGCAAGATCTACGATGCCGACAAGATCGACGCTGCCCTGTCCAATTACTTCCGGGTGGGCAACCTGACAGCACTGCGGGAATTGGCGCTGCTCTGGCTCGCTGACCGTGTGGACGAAGGATTGGCGCGCTACCGGGCAGAGAACCAGATCGAGGAAAGTTGGCCTGCCCGCGAGCGCATCGTCATTGGACTGACCGGGGGCGCCGAAGGCGAAGTACTGATCCGGCGTGCCGCGCGGATCCTCAAGAGGGTAAACGGCGGTGACCTCCTGGCCGTCCACGTCCGGGCCGCTGACGGTGTGGCCGCCGAGTCCCCCCAGGACCTGGAAGCCCAACGCACCCTGATCAAGGACCTCGGCGGCAGCTACCACACCGTCTCCGGAGAAGACCCTGCCAAGGCACTGCTGGACTTCGCCCGGAGTGTGAACGCCACCCAGATCGTGGTGGGAGTATCACGCCGCAAATTCCCCGCGAACCTCCTCAGCGGTGGCGTGGGAAGCCGAGTCGTCAGAGGATCCGGCGACATCGACGTCCACATGGTCTCCCACCCCCTGGGAGGCCGCGGCCTGGAGCGCACCCGCAAACGCGACCTCGGGCGTGTGCGTGTAGCCGTCGGTTTTGCCATGGCCGTGATCGTTCCGGTGCTGCTGCAGCTGGTGCTTGCTGCGGCCCCAACCCACAACATTGCCACGGCAGTGCTGATCCAGCTCAGCGGCTCGGTAGCCGTTGCCCTGGTGGGTGGCTTGTGGCCCGCCCTTCTGGGTGCGCTCTGGAGCAGCGTCCTGGTGAACTACTTCTCCATCCCGCCGATGGGGACACTGACCATCAGTGACCCACAGAACCTCCTGGCCCTCCTGGTGTTCGCCGGAGTTTCTTCCGCGGTGGCTGTGGTGGTGGACCTCTCCGCTCGGCGCTCGAAGGAGGCAGCACGCGCACGCTCTGAAGCAGCCACCCTGGCAGACCTCACCCGCGGGGCAACCACCGCAGAAGACCCCGTGCAGGATCTCCTGGAACAAGCACTGGAAGTCTTCCAGGTCCACGGCGCGGCACTGTACGTTTCCTCTGCCGGGGACAACCGGCAGCTCCGGCCGTCCCCAGCAGAGCCGGAATGGCGCCGCATCGCAGCAGCGGGCAGCACCCAAGGTGACCAGGACGACGTCGACAACATTGAACAGGTGGACAGCACCACCAGGCTGGTCCTCAGCGGCAGGATACTGCCCGCCAGCGACCGTCGGCTCCTCGGAGCCTTCGGCGCGCATCTGTCCGCTTTGCTCGAACGTGGCCAGCTCGCCGCCACCCGCCGGGAAGTGACGCGGCTGGCCGAAAGCAACACCATGCGGACCTCCATCCTCAGGGCCGTTTCGCATGACCTCCGCACACCCCTGGCGGGCATCAAGCTCGCTGTTGGAGGGCTGCGCCAGCCTGGCGTGCAGTACACCGAGGACGAAGAGCAGGAACTGCTGGCAACCATCGACGAATGCTCGGACCGCTTGGACGGGTTGGTCGGCAATCTGCTGGACATGTCCCGCATCACTTCAGATTCCGTCAATGCCCTCATCAAGCCCCTGCGCTGGTACGACGTGATCCCCGCAGCCCTGCATGGCATCGCACCTGGACGGGTCCGGGTGGACCTGCCACCCAACATGCCCGAAGTGGACGCCGGCATGCTGGAACGGGTCATCGCGAACATCGTGGAAAATGCCGTGAAATACGCCCCTGACTCCGAGGTGGTCATCGCCGGCGCCGCGGGAGGGTTCAGCACCACAACCTTGGACGGCAGGCCCGCCGGCGAACTGCGCATCATTGACCACGGCCAAGGCGTCCCGGCCAGCAACGTCCTGAAAATGTTCCAGCCCTTCCAACGGCTGGACGATGTTCCTGCGACCACGGGAGTGGGCCTGGGCCTTGCCGTAGCCCAAGGATTCACCGAGGCCATGGGTGGCACACTCACCGCCGAAGAAACACCCGGAGGCGGACTCACCATGCTCATCAGGCTCCCCCTCTCCACAGGCCCCGCCCCGGACCTGCCGCAACGCCCCGCGGCTCCCCCTGTTACCGCACTGCCTGCCCCGAAAGGCCCCTAGTGAACATTCTGGTCGTGGACGACGACCCCCACATTGTCAGGGCGCTCGCCATCACCTTGAAAGGCCAGGGATACACGGTGGTGACCGCCACCGATGGAGAGTCCGCCCTTCGCGCCGCCGCCCAACGGCCCATCGCGGTGATGATCCTGGACCTCGGCCTGCCCGACATGGACGGGAACGCCGTCATCGCTGCAGTGCGTGAATGGAGTGCTGTACCGATTCTGGTGCTCTCCGCCCGGCACGGCTCCAACGACAAAGTGGAAGCCCTGGACGCAGGGGCTGACGATTACATCACCAAGCCCTTCGGGTTGGAGGAACTCCTGGCAAGGCTGCGGGCGTTGTTGCGCCGAAGCACCGAACCCAGCGAAGAGATCACCAGGGTTGAGACCAGCTCCTTCACAGTGGACCTGGGCAAGAGGCAAATCACCAAGGCCGGCCAGGACGTCCGTATGACACCCACGGAATGGAAC is from Paenarthrobacter nicotinovorans and encodes:
- a CDS encoding TrkH family potassium uptake protein: MTERSLIRRSPLQLAVADQGQRLVSGLLHPVRLVPLAFLAVIIVGAGVLMLPISRTGDSGDIVTTAFFTAVSSVCVTGLITVDTATYWTPFGHGVILALIQVGGFGIMSLATLLALFVRKTIGLRGQLVAQSETHTLNFGDVKSVLFKVLKIMAVFEACTALILTVRFWIAYDDNPGTALWHGVFHAISAFNNAGFALYSDNLIGFAEDPWIIVPICAAIVAGGLGFPVIIQLFRTGLKFKNWTVHLRLTVYGSLLLLGAGIVLFAAFEWNRPETLGPLSFTGKLLGSLAGGVFPRTAGFNSIDYGVATPETLMVTNILMFIGGGSAGTAGGIKITTFLVLGFAIWNEVRGREQVTIAHRSISSSTQRQALTVALLGVGAVVLGTLLLLMVTDYSLEKVLFETISAFGTVGLSTGITYHLPPTAEWVLMALMFTGRIGSVTVASAIALASRPRLFMLPEERPIIG
- the kdpF gene encoding K(+)-transporting ATPase subunit F; translation: MNADAIMWVSLFILGLALAGYLLAVLLNPEKW
- the kdpA gene encoding potassium-transporting ATPase subunit KdpA, whose amino-acid sequence is MVFSTASFITQIAVLVLVLLLLHKPLGVYMARVFTGTKHSKPEKVLYRLAGVDAGTEQSWSVYLRSVLLFSLISILVIFALQRLQGVLPGSNSLPGVDPWVAMNTAISFVTNTNWQTYVPEATVGIFVQMCLLAVQNFLSAAVGIVVVVALIRGIVRTTTDRLGNFWVDLARASFRILLPIATVAAIALVIGGVVQNFWSTDVTNAATGAAQTIPGGPVASQEAIKVLGTNGGGYFNANSAHPFENPSVFTSLFQVFLILLIPSALPYMYGRMVGDQRQGYTVAAVMGALWLTSTCLMAWAVSSAQGTATAAAGGLGEGFEQRLGPAASSIFAASTTLTSTGAVNVAHDSLPPLAGGVAMLNMMLGEVAPGGTGSGLYGMLVLAIIAVFIAGLMVGRTPEFLGKKISPREMKIAALYILVTPTLVLVLAAVSALLPEVMANAPASGPHQFSELLYAFTSGANNNGSAFGGITSSGPYLSTLLGLAMLLGRFLPIALVLALAGSLARQRKIPVSSGTVPTHGPLFGSLLLGVTVILTALSYFPALALGPLAEGLIK
- the kdpB gene encoding potassium-transporting ATPase subunit KdpB, giving the protein MTNSSTAPAAETEKPGHPVDAPPVPPEHKHHTKAPAKLNAAALRAALPVAFKKLDPRQMIHSPVMFVVLVGAAACTVISAVKPDIFGIAVTAWLWLTVLFGTLSEAIAEGRGKAQADSLRASRQGVTARLRQDDGSTKVVAGTDLKLNDVVICEAGDVIPSDGEIIEGLASVDESTITGESAPVIRESGGDRSSVTGGTKVLSDRIVVRITAEPGETFIDRMIKLVEGAVRQKTPNEIALHVLLVSLTIVFLVVTMALAPFASLANATPSPIVLVALLVCLIPTTIGALVPAIGIAGMDRLVQHNVLATSGRAVETAGDITTLLLDKTGTITYGNRRAVNFFPANDVELDELTAAARLSSLADETPEGRSIVELADARGIGGPDLAGLRTAYSDITVVEFTASTRMSGLDLDGRLIRKGAASAVGHFVTDAGGRLPAEVQRRVQEISAQGGTPLLVAESTHDGGARVLGTVHLADVVKPGMRARFAELRAMGIRTVMITGDNPVTAKAIAAEAGVDDFVAEATPEDKLDVIRREQSEGRLVAMTGDGTNDAPALAAADVGVAMNSGTPAAKEAANMVDLDSDPTKLINIVGIGKQLLITRGALTTFSVANDVAKYFAIVPALFTAAFPGLGLLNIMGLASPASAILSAVIFNALIIIVLVPLALRGVKYRAVSANQALGRNLLLYGLGGLVAPFLGIKLIDLVLSLIPGIG
- a CDS encoding potassium-transporting ATPase subunit C, with translation MNTISGYLRQAGTAARFLLLATIVLGLLYPLAVFGAGQLVAPFQANGSIVKDSAGRPAASALIAQTMADESGTQSPQWFHARPSAVMWDPASSSASNLGPNDPKLLDAVNSNRAAIAAAEGANPADIPADALTASGSGLDPHISKAYADLQVQRVAKAHGLEAGDVQTLVDQQTSSGLEAFLSQPSVNVTLLNLDVARLAANP
- a CDS encoding DUF4118 domain-containing protein, whose protein sequence is MARATLRIFLGAAPGVGKTYAMLEEAHRLLGRGEDVVVAFAMHHGRADTQALTQGLEIVPTRSIEYRGSTFEEMDLDAVLARRPHTAVVDEYAHTNIPGSRNQKRWQDIEELLDAGINVLSTVNVQHLASLGDVVSAITDVKQAETVPDDVVRRADQIHLVDISPELLRQRLGDGKIYDADKIDAALSNYFRVGNLTALRELALLWLADRVDEGLARYRAENQIEESWPARERIVIGLTGGAEGEVLIRRAARILKRVNGGDLLAVHVRAADGVAAESPQDLEAQRTLIKDLGGSYHTVSGEDPAKALLDFARSVNATQIVVGVSRRKFPANLLSGGVGSRVVRGSGDIDVHMVSHPLGGRGLERTRKRDLGRVRVAVGFAMAVIVPVLLQLVLAAAPTHNIATAVLIQLSGSVAVALVGGLWPALLGALWSSVLVNYFSIPPMGTLTISDPQNLLALLVFAGVSSAVAVVVDLSARRSKEAARARSEAATLADLTRGATTAEDPVQDLLEQALEVFQVHGAALYVSSAGDNRQLRPSPAEPEWRRIAAAGSTQGDQDDVDNIEQVDSTTRLVLSGRILPASDRRLLGAFGAHLSALLERGQLAATRREVTRLAESNTMRTSILRAVSHDLRTPLAGIKLAVGGLRQPGVQYTEDEEQELLATIDECSDRLDGLVGNLLDMSRITSDSVNALIKPLRWYDVIPAALHGIAPGRVRVDLPPNMPEVDAGMLERVIANIVENAVKYAPDSEVVIAGAAGGFSTTTLDGRPAGELRIIDHGQGVPASNVLKMFQPFQRLDDVPATTGVGLGLAVAQGFTEAMGGTLTAEETPGGGLTMLIRLPLSTGPAPDLPQRPAAPPVTALPAPKGP
- a CDS encoding response regulator, which produces MNILVVDDDPHIVRALAITLKGQGYTVVTATDGESALRAAAQRPIAVMILDLGLPDMDGNAVIAAVREWSAVPILVLSARHGSNDKVEALDAGADDYITKPFGLEELLARLRALLRRSTEPSEEITRVETSSFTVDLGKRQITKAGQDVRMTPTEWNILDILVRNPDKLITQQQLLTEVWGPAYAKEANYLRVYMAQLRRKLEKEPGSPRHLITEPGMGYRFVP